The Andrena cerasifolii isolate SP2316 chromosome 14, iyAndCera1_principal, whole genome shotgun sequence genome contains a region encoding:
- the LOC143376728 gene encoding uncharacterized protein LOC143376728, with the protein MGEMRLKVAIALTIALALGHRSRAGLVSLGREAFHGQQASLEEDYHRQQQASLEEGYQGQQQASLEEAFQGQQHASLASSYVQFHGPVEGPEFEVKVAQAAHLGDTNHLHGQEQRGHEYAVDYVAHPKYEFSYGVQDHHTGDFHDQKETRDGSIVSGQYSVKEPGGSVRVVRYHADKDGFHAVVHTSGQNDHSSGAYGGQGRGQVHVQQAAAQQEQGLHDYAASYAPDEEY; encoded by the exons ATGGGAGAGATGAGATTGAAG GTCGCCATCGCCTTGACCATCGCGTTGGCCCTCGGCCATCGATCACGCGCCGGCCTGGTGTCCCTGGGCAGAGAAGCTTTTCACGGGCAGCAAGCCTCGCTGGAGGAGGATTACCACCGGCAGCAGCAAGCCTCGCTGGAGGAAGGTTACCAGGGGCAACAGCAAGCCTCGCTGGAGGAAGCTTTCCAGGGGCAACAGCACGCCTCGCTGGCCAGCTCGTACGTGCAGTTCCACGGGCCAGTCGAGGGGCCCGAGTTCGAGGTGAAAGTGGCGCAGGCGGCGCATCTGGGCGACACTAACCATTTGCACGGGCAAGAGCAGCGGGGGCACGAGTACGCGGTGGACTACGTGGCGCATCCCAAGTACGAGTTCTCGTACGGCGTGCAGGACCATCACACGGGCGATTTCCACGACCAGAAGGAGACCAGAGACG GAAGCATCGTGTCTGGCCAGTACAGCGTGAAGGAGCCAGGTGGCAGCGTTCGGGTGGTCAGATACCACGCGGACAAGGACGGATTTCATGCTGTGGTGCACACTTCCGGGCAGAACGACCACTCTTCCGGGGCCTACGGCGGTCAAGGCCGGGGACAGGTTCACGTTCAGCAGGCTGCGGCGCAACAGGAGCAAGGCTTGCACGATTACGCAGCGTCTTATGCCCCGGACGAGGAATACTAA